The genomic DNA GTTTAATTAAAACTTATATTATAGAAAAGGAGCGCGTTTAAATGGCTATAGTAGATGTCGTAGTAATCCCTGTTGGAACTGAAGGACCAAGTGTAAGTCAATATATCGCAGAAATCCAAACAAAATTAGAGGCATTCAAACAAGAAGGTAAAATCGATTATCAATTAACACCTATGAACACATTGATTGAAGGCGAGTTATCCGATTTATTTGAAGTTGTTCAAGCTATTCATGAACTACCATTCGATAAAGGCTTAGACCGTGTTTGCACTAATATTAGAATCGATGACCGTCGTGATAAAGATAGAAAAATGAACGATAAATTAGAATCAGTGAGAAAACATTTACAGTAAGTGAGAGGGATAAATATGAAAATTTCCTACCTGACTTTAGGGATCGTCAGCACAAATACGTATTTTATTGAAAATGATACAGAATTGATTTTAATCGACCCGTCATCAGAATCTAAAAAAATACTAAATCGTATACAGCAATCTCAAAAGCAATTGAAAGCAATTTTGCTCACACATGCACATTTTGATCATATTGCAGCACTAGATGATGTTTTAGAACAATATGACGTGCCAGTATATATGCATCCTGAAGAATTTGATTTTCTTTCTGAACCAGAAAAGAATGGCTCTGTCCAATTCCAAGCATATGGCTTACCAATCATCACGAGCCATGCACAGCCTACTGCGATCGAAGAGGGTCATCATCAAATTGGACAATTTCAATTTGATGCATTGCATACACCTGGGCATTCACCAGGAAGTCTGACATATGTTTTTGATGAATTTGCAGTTGTTGGAGATACTTTATTTAATAATGGTATTGGTAGAACGGATTTATACCGTGGTAACTATGAAACACTTGTTGATTCAATTCAAGATAAGATTTTTAATTTAGATGAAACGTTGCCATTATATCCAGGACATGGTCCATTCACAACTGTTGAAAATGAATATATGAATCCATATCTTCATGGCTAAAAATTTTAAAGTAATTTAATCACCTCTTACGTGTATAGATGTAAGAGGTGATTTTTTATGCAATTATTATTTGACCATGTCATCCAATATGCGATTCAAAGTGAAGCAAGTGATATTCATTTTATACCTTCACAATCACAAGTTGAGGTGAAATTAAGAGTTAAAGATCAGTTAATCATGTATGACACGTTGAATAAAGAAACCTATCAAAAATTACTCACGCTTTTAAAGTTTCAAGCTGGACTTGATATTACAACACGCCACAAAGCACAAAGCGGTAGATATATTTATGAGTATAAAAATTTATATTATCTACGCGTATCTACTTTGCCACTTAATTTAGGTACTGAAAGTTGTGTCATACGCATAACACCCCAATATTTCCAAACTTCAAATTTAGACTCAGTAATAGATATTAAAACAACAATGGAAAAAAAGCAGGGCCTCATATTATTTAGTGGTCCAACGGGTGCAGGTAAAAGTACGTTGATGTATCAAATGGTCGTTTATGCAAAGCAAAAATTAAATCTTAATATTATTACAATTGAGGATCCCGTCGAACAGCTTGTAAACGGTATTACACAAATTTCAGTAAATGAAAAAGCCGATATCACATATAGTTCTTCCTTGAAAGCCATTTTAAGATGTGATCCAGATGTTATTCTAATTGGTGAAATAAGAGATAAATATATTGCCAGAGACGTCATTCAAGCGAGTTTAAGTGGCCATTTAGTATTATCCACAATTCATGCGAATGACTGCTCTGGTGTATTATTAAGGCTGATAGAAATGGGACTGTCACAGCAAGACTTGTCACAATCTATTAATATGATTATTAATCAACGTTTAATTACAACTAAAAACGATAACCGACAACTTGTTTATGAAACAATGAATCAATCTGAAATTCAATTTTTCTTAAAAAATAATTTTAAATTACCTGCAGCATTTGAAAGCTTAGTAGATAAGTTGCATTCTTTAAACCAAGAAGGCGTGATCGATGAAAAAATATTACGAAAATATTCAACATAGAAAAACATTACGCCACATACGCTCAAATCATCTATTAATAATGGAACGCCTATCACAACTTTTAGTGCATGGTTTTACCTTCGCTGAAGCGATGAAGTTTATATATGACCAACTCCAAATCAAAAACACACGATTTCATTCAATA from Staphylococcus schleiferi includes the following:
- a CDS encoding MTH1187 family thiamine-binding protein, which gives rise to MAIVDVVVIPVGTEGPSVSQYIAEIQTKLEAFKQEGKIDYQLTPMNTLIEGELSDLFEVVQAIHELPFDKGLDRVCTNIRIDDRRDKDRKMNDKLESVRKHLQ
- a CDS encoding MBL fold metallo-hydrolase gives rise to the protein MKISYLTLGIVSTNTYFIENDTELILIDPSSESKKILNRIQQSQKQLKAILLTHAHFDHIAALDDVLEQYDVPVYMHPEEFDFLSEPEKNGSVQFQAYGLPIITSHAQPTAIEEGHHQIGQFQFDALHTPGHSPGSLTYVFDEFAVVGDTLFNNGIGRTDLYRGNYETLVDSIQDKIFNLDETLPLYPGHGPFTTVENEYMNPYLHG
- the comGA gene encoding competence type IV pilus ATPase ComGA, with translation MQLLFDHVIQYAIQSEASDIHFIPSQSQVEVKLRVKDQLIMYDTLNKETYQKLLTLLKFQAGLDITTRHKAQSGRYIYEYKNLYYLRVSTLPLNLGTESCVIRITPQYFQTSNLDSVIDIKTTMEKKQGLILFSGPTGAGKSTLMYQMVVYAKQKLNLNIITIEDPVEQLVNGITQISVNEKADITYSSSLKAILRCDPDVILIGEIRDKYIARDVIQASLSGHLVLSTIHANDCSGVLLRLIEMGLSQQDLSQSINMIINQRLITTKNDNRQLVYETMNQSEIQFFLKNNFKLPAAFESLVDKLHSLNQEGVIDEKILRKYST